In the genome of Streptomyces fagopyri, the window GGTGCGGCCGACCCGGCCACCGGCGCGGTCTGGGCCTCGCTGCTCACGGGCCCGCCCGGCTTCGTGCGGGCCACCGGCGTCCGGCAGATCTCGGTCACCGGCCGTCCCGTCGAGGGCGACCCCCTCGCCGCGGCGCTCGCCGCCGAGGGCACCCTCGTCGGCACGATCGCGCTCGACCCGCGCACCCGCCGCCGGATGCGCCTGAACGGCAGGTCCCGGCCCACCGCGCGGGGGTTCGCCGTGGAGGCCGACCGGGTCTTCGCCAACTGCCCGAAGTACCTGCAGCGCAGGGAGTCCTACGAGACGGTCGAACGCCGGCCGGGCGAGGTCCGCCGCTCCGTCCGACTCTCCCCCCGGCAGCGTGCCTTCGTCGAGGCGGCCGACACCTTCTTCCTCGCCACCGTCCACGCGCACGGCGCCGACGCCAGCCACCGGGGCGGCAACCCGGGCTTCGTCCACGCCGACGGCCCGTCCGAGCTGCGCTGGCGCGACTACCCCGGCAACGCCATGTTCCTGACCCTCGGCAACCTGGAGGCGGACCCGCGGGCCGGACTGCTCTTCCTGGACTGGACGTCGGGAACGGTGCTGCGGCTCACGGGTACCGCCCGCGCGCGGTACGCCCCGGACGGGGAGCGCACGGTCCGCTTCACCGTCACCGGGGTCGCCGAGACACCCGCGGGCAGCCCCCTGTGCTGGTCGCCGCCCGAATACTCTCCCGCCAACCCCGCGCTGCCGTAACGTCTGGGCATGCCGAAGCAGTTGAGGGTGGCGGCCTACGCCGTATGTGTGCGGGACGGGCGGATGCTGTTGGCCCGGTGGGTCGCGGGCGACGGGACCAGACGGTGGACCCTGCCGGGCGGTGGCATGGACCACGGCGAGGACCCGTACGACACCGTCGTCCGCGAGGTCGACGAGGAGACGGGGTACGCCGTCGAACCGGTCGCGCTGCTCGGTGTCGACTCCCAGTTGCGCACCCACCCGCGCCGGATGGGCGGAGCCACCGATTTCCACGCCCTCCGTATCCTCTACGAGGCCCGGATCACCGGCGGCGACCTCCGCCACGAGACGGACGGTTCCACCGACATGGCGGCCTGGTACCCCCTCGACGAGGTGCCGTCGCTCGAACGGGTGGGGCTGGTCGACGCGGGCCTGGAACTCTGGCGCGAGCGACCGGCGCTCGGGCGTACGGCGCGGCCCGCGGACCAGGCCGTGCCGGGCCCCGACCACGGTTCAGTACCCCGGAAAATGAACACGGAGTGACCGACTCCCGGCCGTCCGGGGAGAGCTCCATGGACGCGCAGGGTAGTCCAAGATCCACGTACGGTGATCGGCGTCGGGCGTTGCCGCCGAGTTAACGTCCAGGTCACCCCAGGTGCCAACGATCCAGAGTGAGCGGGGAGTTACCGCAACGAGCCCCCCGCGACCACTGCCGACGCGTTCGCACTCGGGGAGATCGCGCCATGTCGCGCATACGCTCTGTCGCCACCGCCGCTGCCATGAACCGCCGTACCCTCCTCGCCGCCACCGGGGCGGTGACCCTGTCCGCGGGCATCGGCTACGCCCTGCGGCCCGGCTCCGAGGCGCACGCCGCCGACGCGGGCGGGGCGCATGCCGCCGGCGCCGGTGAGGCGCCCGTCGCCGCCTCCCGCAAAGCGCCCCCCGCCCCCCTGGCACCGTACGAGCGCGGCACCACCCTGCAGAGCGTCGCCGCCCCGCGCTCCGGCTCCGGCGGATACCGGCGGCTCGGCGACGGCCCGGCCTGGAAGCGGGTGGTGCGCGGCGACCTGGCGGCGGCCAAGGCCGGCCGGGCCGAACGGCGCACGGCGCTCGCCTCCTTCGTGCAGTTCACCGACCTGCACCTGATCGACGTCCAGCACCCGCTGCGGCTGGAGTTCCTGCGCTCGGGCGCCGTGAACGCCTGGCGTCCGCAGGAGGCGCTGACCGTCGCGGGCGCCGTCTCGCTCGTCGAGCGGGTCAACTCGCTGCGGGGAGCCCCCGTCACCGGCTCCCCGCTGCACTTCGTGATGACCACCGGGGACAACACGGACAACAACTCCAGGACGGAGCTGGACTGGTTCCTGAAGGTCATGAGCGGTGGCCGTATCCGCCCCAACAGCGGTGACCCGCGCCACTACGAGGGCGTCCAGAACAGCGGCATCAAGACGTACTGGCAGCCCGACGGGGCCGTGCGCGACGCCGACAAGGAGCGCGGCTTCCCGCGCCTCAACGGCTTCCTGGCCGCCGCCGTCCGCGAACTGCGCAGCCCGGGTCTCGGCCTGCCCTGGTACTCCACCGTCGGCAACCACGACGCGCTGCCGCTGGGCTGCTACCGCCACGGCGACTCCTTCCTCGCCGAGTTCGCCGTCGGCGGCAAGAAGCTGATGAGCCTGCCTGCCTCGCAGAGCGTCGACCTGCGCGCCGCCATCAAGAACGACAAGGACCCCAAGGGCACCCTGCTGCGGGACCTGCTCAAGGCGCACGCGCGGGAGCTCAGGTCGGTCACCCCCGACGAGTCGCGCGCCCCCTTCACCCCCGCCGAGTACCTCAAGGCGCATCTCGACCCGGCACACACCGGGCCGGGTCCGATCGGCCACGGCTACTCGGAGGCGAACCTCAGCGCGGGCACCCAGTACTACGCCTTCCGGATCGCCGACGACGTCATCGGCGTCAGCCTCGACACCACCGACCCGGGCGGCCACTACGAGGGCTCGGTCGGCACGGCCCAGCTGAAGTGGCTGGAGCGGACGCTGACCGAGAACAAGGACTCGTACGCGATCGTCTTCAGCCACCACACCAGCAAGTCCATGCACAACACCCGCAAGGACCCCGCCCACCCCACCGAGCAGCGCCACGGCGGCGGAGAGGTCGTCGCCGCGCTCTCCAGGCACCGCAACGTCCTGGCCTGGGTGAACGGCCACACCCACAAGAACGAGATCATCCCGCACTCCGCGCCGGGCAACGGGTCGTTCTGGGAGATCAACACCGCCTCCCACGTCGACTTCCCGCACCTCGCCCGCATCATCGAGCTGGTCGACAACAAGGACGGCACGCTCTCCCTGTTCACCACCCTCATCGAGTCCGCCGCCCCGCACCGCACGGACTTCTCCGACCTGAGCCAGACGGGTCTGGCGGCGCTCTACCGCGAGCTCTCCTACAACGCGCCGGGCCGCAGCACCGCCCTGAGCGGCACCTCGGGCGACCGCAACACGGAGCTCGTGCTGAAGAAGGGCTGAGTCCCCGCGTAAGGAAACGGCGACGCCGTGATCGACGCGGAGTACGGCTCCGGGCAGCGGCCGCCCGGGTCCGCGCCCCCGCGCACGGGGAAGGGCCACCGGCGGTACCCGGTGCCCCCTCCGCTCCCCCTGTCGTCCGACCGCGCCCCGCCTACCGGGGCAGCACCACGACGTACGCCGCCGGTTCACGGTCGCGGGCCGCCATCAGCGCGGTCCGTACGACCGTCGCCTGCTGCTGGACCGCGTCGCGGAGCTTCTTCGGCGTGACGTGGACGACGGTGATGCCCAGACGCTCCAGGTGCTCGCGCTTGCGGGCGTACTCCGACCAGAGGGCGTCCTCGTCCTGCCGGGGAACGCGGGTGTCCAGCTCCAGGGCCACCGCCTGTTCCGGCCAGTAGGCGTCCAGACCGCCCAGGTGAGGGCCGCCCGGCAGACGGAGGTCCACGTTCCAGACCGGGTCGGGCAGGCCGTGCTCACGGACCATGCGGTAGAGCCGGTCCTCCGCGACGGAGCGGCCCTCGGCCAGCAGGGAGTCGACGGCGTCCACCACGTGCGGCCGGCTCAGCAGCCGGGCCTGCGTCAACTCCCGCACCACCGCTGCCGGATCGCAGTGGCCGCCGCGTACCGCCTCGGTCAGCAGACGGCGTGCCGCGTCCGCGTCCGTCAGCTCCGCCACCGCGTCGGCGAGGGCGCGCGGGACCGGGGCGACCGGGACGCCGGTGACGTGGCAGGGGGCGGGCAGGGAGGCGGTGCGGACGATGCGGGCGCAGCCCTGCGAGCGCAGCCGGCGCAGCCGGGGGACCAGGACGTCGATCCGGTCGAGGGAGAGCAGGGACGGAGCCGACGTGAAGCCGTACAGGGTGAGGGCGGCGAGGCCGGTGATCAGGGCGTCGGCGTAGGGCTGGGGGGCGTGCGGCTCCTCGGCGCCCGGCTGGACGGGGATCGCGGTCGCGGGTGCCGTCGCGGGGGTGCGGGCGGCGAACAGCAGGACCGCGTGCAGGCGTTCCTCGGAGGTGGGCGGTCCGGGGTGGAGGAGGAAGACACCCGGAAGGAACTGCTGCCAGGGTCCGCCCGGCCGGCACCGCTCGCTCGCCCCGGCGGCGGTGACGCCGCGGGCACGGAGCTGGGCGGTGGTCAGCACCCGGCGCCGGACGTCGGAGAGGTGACGCAGGGGGCGGGGGGAGAGCGGGGTGTCGTGGTTCATGCACGGGGGTTTTCCGCGCCCGGTCCGTCCCCTAACCGCTGTTACACGCCTGTCGACAAATGCGGACAAGCTCGTCCTAAAGTACGGGCGTTCGACTGCCGAAAGGCGCTGGTCCGGATGGGGGGCGTGAGGGGTTACGGCTCTGCTTACCTGAATTTCGTAACCACCCGTTCCGGTGATGCCCGGGGCAGGGGCATGTCGGAGGGGTGCGAGGAGGAGCGCGGTGGAGGGGCAAGCGCGGCGCTGGAGGGGGACGGGCGGACGGAGACGGGCAGGCGGGCACGGGCAGGCGGGCATGAGCAGGCGGGCATGAGCGGAGGGGCATGAGCGGAGGGGCACCGGTCGTGACCGGTGCCCCTCCGGTGTCATGGGCCGGACCGCCGGTGGTCGCCGGTGTCCGCCCTTTTCCGCTCGGCTCAGCCGGCGGTCGCCGCCGCGTCCCGCCGCTGTCCGCGCAGCGCCCGTGCCAGGTCGTCACGGGCTTCCAGGACCAGGCGGCGCAGGGCCGGTGCCGCGCTCTCGTGCGCCGTCAGCCACGCGTCCGTCGCGTCCAGGGTCCCCTGGGAGTCCTGGAGGGAGGGGAACAGCCCCTTCACCACGTCCATGCCGATCTGGATGGACCGCTCGGCCCAGATCCGCTCGATCGCGGCGAAGTACTTCTCGGCGTACGGCGCGAGCAGCTCCCGCTGCGACGGCTGGGTGATGCCCGCGATGGTCGCCTCCACGAGCGCGTTCGACAGCGCGTCCGACTCGACGACCTGGGCCCAGGCCTGGGCCTTGACCGCCACCGACGGGCGGGCGGCGAGACAGCGGACCTGGTGGCGTTTGCCGGAGGCCGTGTCGTCGCGGGCCAGCTCGGCGGCCAGCACGGACTCGTCGGCGATCCCGTGCGCGGCCAGCGGTTCCAGCAACGCCCAGCGCAGCTCCTGGTCGACGTCCAGGCCGTCGATCTTCGACGTGTCGTCCAGCAGGTCCTGGAGCAGCCGCAGGTCGGCGCGTTCGGACGCGACCGCCGCGAAGAAGCGGGCCCAGGTGAGCTGGTGCTGGCTGCCGGGCTCGGCGAGCCGGAGCTCCTTCAGCGCGCCCTGGGCGAGGAGCCGGCCGCCGGTCGCCCGCCAGTCCGGCGCCGTGTAGTGGGTGAGCGCGGAGTCCGCCCAGGCGTGCAGCATCTGGAGCACGCCGATGTCCGACTCGCGGCCCGCGAAGCGCAGTACCAGGCCGACGAAGTCACGGGCGGGCATCAGCCCGTCCCGGGTCATGTTCCACAGCGCCGACCAGCACAGCGCGCGGGCGAGCGGGTCGGTGATGTCACCGAGCAGCTCCCGGAGCGTGGCCAGTGAGTTCTCGTCGAACCGGATCTTGCAGTAGGTCAGGTCGTCGTCGTTGACGAGGACCAGGTCCGGGGCGTCGGCGCCGACGAGTTCGCCGACCACCGTGCGCGGGCCGTCGACGTCCGTCTCGGCGCGTGCGTAGCGCACCAGGGGACCGGACTCCCCGTCCGGCCGGGTCTCGCGCCGGTAGAGGCCCACCGCGACGCGGTGCGGGCGCAGTTCGGGATGCGACTCGGCCGCCTCCTGGAGGACGGACAGCTCGGCGACCCGCCCGTCCGCGTCCAGGATCACCTGCGGCGTCAGCGAGTTGACCCCGGCCGTCTGAAGCCACGCCCGTGACCAGGCGGCCAGATCGCGCCCGCTGGTCTCCTCCAGCGCCGACAGCAGGTCGCCCAGGCGCGTGTTGCCGTACGCGTTCCGCTTGAAGTACCTGCGCGCGCCCTCCAGGAACGCGTCCTGGCCGACGTACGCGACGAGCTGCTTGAGGACCGAGGCGCCCTTGGCGTACGTGATGCCGTCGAAGTTGAGCTTGGCGTCCTGGAGGTCGCGGATGTCGGCCGTGATCGGGTGCGTGGACGGCAGCTGGTCGGCGCGGTAGGCCCACGCCTTGCGGCGGTTGGCGAAGGTGATCCAGCCGTCCTCGAAGCGGGTCGCCCCGACCAGCGCGAACGCGCCCATGAAGTCGGCGAAGGACTCCTTGAGCCACAGGTCGTCCCACCACTCCATGGTGACGAGGTCGCCGAACCACATGTGCGCCATCTCGTGCAGGACGACGTTCGCCCGGCCCTCGTACGACGCCTGGGTGACCTTGCCGCGGAAGATGTACTCCTCACGGAAGGTGACGAGTCCCGGGTTCTCCATCGCGCCGAGGTTGTACTCGGGCACGAACGCCTGGTCGTACTTGCCGAAGGGGTACGGGTAGTCGAAGTGGTCGTGGAAGAAGTCCAGGCCCTGCTTGGTGACGAGGAAGACGTCGTCCGCGTCGAAGTGGGGGGCCAGACCCTTGCGGCACATCGCGCCGAGCGGGATCTCCAGCGTCGTACCGTCGTCGAAGGCGCGGGAGTAGCTGTCCGTCACATAGTGGTACGGGCCCGCCACGACCGCCGTGATGTACGTCGAGATGGGCTTCGTCTCGGCGAACTTCCAGACTCCGTCCGTGAGTTCACCCACGCCGTTGCTCCACACGACCCAGCCCTCGGGGGCCTGCGCCTCGAAGCGGAAAGGCGCCTTGAGGTCCGGCTGCTCGAAGTTGGCGAAGACGCGCCGGGAGTCCGCGGGCTCGTACTGGGTGTAGAGGTAGGTCTCGCCGTCCTCGGGGTCGACGAAGCGGTGCATGCCCTCGCCGGTGCGGGAGTACGCGCACTGGGCGTCGACCACCAGCTCGTTCTCCGCGGCGAGGTCCTCCAGCCGGATGCGGGAGCCGTCGAAGACCTCGCCGGGGTCGAGGTCCCTGCCGTTGAGCGACACGGCGGTGACGCTCGGTGCGATCAGGTCGGCGAAGCTCGCGGCGCCGGGCTCGGCACAGCGGAAGCGGATCGTGGTGACCGAGCGGAACGTACGCGCTCCGGCCTCGACGGCACCCACGGCGGACCGCAGGTCGAGCGAGACCTCGTACCCGTCCACGGACAGCAGGGCTGCCCGCTCCTGGGCCTCGTCGCGGGACAGATTCTCACCGGGCACGGGCGGCACTCCCTCATGGCGTCATAGACATGTGTGAACAGGACCGATCCTCCCATGTGCACCTGACGCGGGGCACCCGGGAATGAGCCGGGGGACCTGTGGTGTTGGGGCCGGGAAAGAGGACCCTTTGAGGAGAACCATGTCCGAGACCAACTCCGGCAAGACCCCCGTCGACTTCTGGTTCGACCCGCTGTGCCCCTGGGCCTGGATGACCTCGCGCTGGGTCCTGGAAGTGGAGAAGGTCCGCGACATCGAGGTCCGCTGGCACATCATGAGCCTCGCGGTGCTGAACGAGGACAAGCTGGACACGCTCCCCGACGAGTACCGGGAGATGCTCGCCACCAAGGCCTGGAAGCCGATCCGGGTGGTCACCGCCGCCTGGCAGAAGCACGGCGAGGACGTCCTCGGCCCGCTCTACACCGCGCTCGGCACCCGTATCCACAACCAGGGCGAGGGCCCGACCGTCGAAGCCGTCGCGGGCGCGCTCGCCGATGTCGGCCTGCCGGCCTCCCTGATCGACTACGCCGACCAGGAGGACTTCGAGTTCGACGCCGAGCTGCGCGCCTCCCACAAGGAGGGCATAGAGAAGGTCGGCCAGGAGGTCGGCACCCCGGTGATCGCGCTCCCCGGCGCCGACGGCGAGCAGATAGCCTTCTTCGGCCCGGTCGTCACCCCGACCCCGCAGGGCGAGGCCGCGGCCAGGCTGTGGGACGGCACGCTGCTCGTCGCCTCCACGCCCGGCTTCTACGAGATCAAGCGGACGCGCACGGCGGGCCCGGACTTCAGCAACCTCTGAGCCGGTGCCGCTCGGCGGCCTCCGGTCCGGTCCGGTGCGTCAGTCCGGCTCGGGCATCTTGCGTGGCGGGTCGAACGGCTTGACCCGCCACGCGTGCCGGATGTTGCGGCAGTCGTAGTCGGTGCGACCGCAGATCCAGTAGTCGTCGACATAGGCGTGGGGCGTCCGGGCGTGTGTCAGTTCGCGGATGATGTCCCGTTCCCGGTCGTCCCGGGGCTGTCGGTGCGGCTGGTCCGATCCGCACGTGTAGCAGGGATACGTCATTTCCCTAGGCATCCCGCCACAATGCCCCGCAAGACCCCATACCGTAAGACACCGCACACCACCGCGCGCCACCGCGCGGCGCCGCACACCATCGCGCGGTGTCGCACACCACCGCGCGGCGCCGTGCATCCCGGCGCCCTGCATCGCGGCGCCGCGCCGCTCGGGGCTCAGTGGCGGGCGCGTTCGCGGGCCGACGCCAGCCTGGACAGGTGGTCCTCGTACCCCCCGGTGTAGTACGCCGCCCGCCCGGGGTCCGGCCGTACCACCGCCGTCGGTTCCGTCCACGCGGCCCTGTCGAGAGCGATCCCGTGCCGTTCGGCGGCGGCGAGCACCGCGCCGCGCGCGCCCACCTCGCCCTCGACCACCCGCAGCGGCCGGCCCAGGACGTCGGCGAGCAGCCGCATCCACGCGGGGCTGCGGGTGCCGCCGCCGCAGACCGCCAGGGAACCCTTCAGACCCGCGGCCTCCAGACAGTGCCGGGCCGCGTAGCCGATGCCCTCACAGACCGCGCGGACGAGGTCGCCGCGGGTGGACTCCAGACAGACGCCGGTCAGCTCGGCCCGCAGCCGCGGCTCCACGAACGGCGCGCGCTCGCCGGACGGGGCGAAGTACGGCAGCACCCGCACCCCGTTCGCGCCGGGCGGGGCCGCGTCCAGCAGCGCGTCCACCTCGTCGTGGCGGACCCCCGTCGTCGACAGCACCCAGTCCAGCGCCGCCGTGCCGACCATCGCGGGCATGGCGCGCAGCCAGAAACCCGGCCGGTCGGTGGAGATGTACAGGCCGGCCGGTTCGCCGGTCAGGTCGAGGTCCGTCGTGGCCACCAGCGCGGCCAGACAGGTGCCGACGATCAGCAGGCCGTCGCCGGGCCCGGTGAGGCCCGCGCCGAGCGCGCAGGCGGCCAGGTCGTAGGGGCCGTTGGCGATCGGGGTGTCCAGGGGCAGTCCGCCGCCGAGCGTCCGGCCCACGGGCAGCGGATCGCCGACCGGCGGGAGCAGCCGGCGCCGGTGGGTCAGGCCGAGCAGTTCGAGGACGCGGTCGTCGTACGTCCGGGTGCGGGGGTCGAGGAACGGCATCGACGCGTCCGAGACATCGGTCGCCCGCACCCCGGTCAGTCGTTCGAAGACCATGTCCTTGCAGTACAGGGCGGTGGCGGCGGAGTCGAGGGAACCGGGCTCGTGACGGTCGAGCCAGGCCAGCAGCGGACCG includes:
- a CDS encoding pyridoxamine 5'-phosphate oxidase family protein, with translation MTYHSGSRAVQDRVGVRDLADHVGQAVGQGIRPVAAAFLEQQPMLVAGAADPATGAVWASLLTGPPGFVRATGVRQISVTGRPVEGDPLAAALAAEGTLVGTIALDPRTRRRMRLNGRSRPTARGFAVEADRVFANCPKYLQRRESYETVERRPGEVRRSVRLSPRQRAFVEAADTFFLATVHAHGADASHRGGNPGFVHADGPSELRWRDYPGNAMFLTLGNLEADPRAGLLFLDWTSGTVLRLTGTARARYAPDGERTVRFTVTGVAETPAGSPLCWSPPEYSPANPALP
- a CDS encoding NUDIX hydrolase, coding for MPKQLRVAAYAVCVRDGRMLLARWVAGDGTRRWTLPGGGMDHGEDPYDTVVREVDEETGYAVEPVALLGVDSQLRTHPRRMGGATDFHALRILYEARITGGDLRHETDGSTDMAAWYPLDEVPSLERVGLVDAGLELWRERPALGRTARPADQAVPGPDHGSVPRKMNTE
- a CDS encoding TIGR03767 family metallophosphoesterase, giving the protein MSRIRSVATAAAMNRRTLLAATGAVTLSAGIGYALRPGSEAHAADAGGAHAAGAGEAPVAASRKAPPAPLAPYERGTTLQSVAAPRSGSGGYRRLGDGPAWKRVVRGDLAAAKAGRAERRTALASFVQFTDLHLIDVQHPLRLEFLRSGAVNAWRPQEALTVAGAVSLVERVNSLRGAPVTGSPLHFVMTTGDNTDNNSRTELDWFLKVMSGGRIRPNSGDPRHYEGVQNSGIKTYWQPDGAVRDADKERGFPRLNGFLAAAVRELRSPGLGLPWYSTVGNHDALPLGCYRHGDSFLAEFAVGGKKLMSLPASQSVDLRAAIKNDKDPKGTLLRDLLKAHARELRSVTPDESRAPFTPAEYLKAHLDPAHTGPGPIGHGYSEANLSAGTQYYAFRIADDVIGVSLDTTDPGGHYEGSVGTAQLKWLERTLTENKDSYAIVFSHHTSKSMHNTRKDPAHPTEQRHGGGEVVAALSRHRNVLAWVNGHTHKNEIIPHSAPGNGSFWEINTASHVDFPHLARIIELVDNKDGTLSLFTTLIESAAPHRTDFSDLSQTGLAALYRELSYNAPGRSTALSGTSGDRNTELVLKKG
- the pepN gene encoding aminopeptidase N; this translates as MPGENLSRDEAQERAALLSVDGYEVSLDLRSAVGAVEAGARTFRSVTTIRFRCAEPGAASFADLIAPSVTAVSLNGRDLDPGEVFDGSRIRLEDLAAENELVVDAQCAYSRTGEGMHRFVDPEDGETYLYTQYEPADSRRVFANFEQPDLKAPFRFEAQAPEGWVVWSNGVGELTDGVWKFAETKPISTYITAVVAGPYHYVTDSYSRAFDDGTTLEIPLGAMCRKGLAPHFDADDVFLVTKQGLDFFHDHFDYPYPFGKYDQAFVPEYNLGAMENPGLVTFREEYIFRGKVTQASYEGRANVVLHEMAHMWFGDLVTMEWWDDLWLKESFADFMGAFALVGATRFEDGWITFANRRKAWAYRADQLPSTHPITADIRDLQDAKLNFDGITYAKGASVLKQLVAYVGQDAFLEGARRYFKRNAYGNTRLGDLLSALEETSGRDLAAWSRAWLQTAGVNSLTPQVILDADGRVAELSVLQEAAESHPELRPHRVAVGLYRRETRPDGESGPLVRYARAETDVDGPRTVVGELVGADAPDLVLVNDDDLTYCKIRFDENSLATLRELLGDITDPLARALCWSALWNMTRDGLMPARDFVGLVLRFAGRESDIGVLQMLHAWADSALTHYTAPDWRATGGRLLAQGALKELRLAEPGSQHQLTWARFFAAVASERADLRLLQDLLDDTSKIDGLDVDQELRWALLEPLAAHGIADESVLAAELARDDTASGKRHQVRCLAARPSVAVKAQAWAQVVESDALSNALVEATIAGITQPSQRELLAPYAEKYFAAIERIWAERSIQIGMDVVKGLFPSLQDSQGTLDATDAWLTAHESAAPALRRLVLEARDDLARALRGQRRDAAATAG
- a CDS encoding mycothiol-dependent nitroreductase Rv2466c family protein, translating into MSETNSGKTPVDFWFDPLCPWAWMTSRWVLEVEKVRDIEVRWHIMSLAVLNEDKLDTLPDEYREMLATKAWKPIRVVTAAWQKHGEDVLGPLYTALGTRIHNQGEGPTVEAVAGALADVGLPASLIDYADQEDFEFDAELRASHKEGIEKVGQEVGTPVIALPGADGEQIAFFGPVVTPTPQGEAAARLWDGTLLVASTPGFYEIKRTRTAGPDFSNL
- a CDS encoding FGGY-family carbohydrate kinase; its protein translation is MYVGVDVGTSLVKAAAFDAGGRPLAVESRPVGLSFRAGLVEQDMEEVYAAVAAVLTALTAAVPDPVELVGLTGQGDGVWLVDGEGMPMRAAASWMDGRAHELLGRWQADGTFEEVFRRTGGAMFPGSPGPLLAWLDRHEPGSLDSAATALYCKDMVFERLTGVRATDVSDASMPFLDPRTRTYDDRVLELLGLTHRRRLLPPVGDPLPVGRTLGGGLPLDTPIANGPYDLAACALGAGLTGPGDGLLIVGTCLAALVATTDLDLTGEPAGLYISTDRPGFWLRAMPAMVGTAALDWVLSTTGVRHDEVDALLDAAPPGANGVRVLPYFAPSGERAPFVEPRLRAELTGVCLESTRGDLVRAVCEGIGYAARHCLEAAGLKGSLAVCGGGTRSPAWMRLLADVLGRPLRVVEGEVGARGAVLAAAERHGIALDRAAWTEPTAVVRPDPGRAAYYTGGYEDHLSRLASARERARH